The DNA window TATTGCTGCCCATGGCAATAGTCTGCGTGGGATTGTCAAGCACCTGGAAGGTACGTCAGCCCTGCAGGGCTATCTGGGGTCTCCCTGCTGCCCCAGCTGGCATTGTGTGAGCAGGGCCACAAGTGACAGTGCCTCTGTGTTCACAGGCATGTCAGAAGAGGCCATCATGGAGCTGAACCTGCCCACTGGTATCCCTATCGTTTACGAGCTGGACAAGAACCTGAAGCCTGTCAAGCCCATGCAGTTCCTGGGGGATGAGGAGACAGTGCGCAAGGCCATGGAGGCTGTCGCTGCTCAGGGCAAGGTCAAGAAGTGAGGGTGGGCAGCAGTCTAGCATGTAGTAGATGagtcccccactgtccccccacccctctgTGCACACCCCCCACAGCTGTAGGAACttggagctgcagagctggagcagctcccCAGGATTAGGCCCATTCCCTCGGGACCAGGCTTCCCTCTGGAGACAGCCCGGGGCAAGGGAATGAGCGTGTGGAGAGGTGGCGTGAGAGggagccccagctctgccaggtaGCAACCGCACACCTTTCCCCGCTGAGATCCCAGCCCTCGGGCCCTGTCTGCAGGGGGACCTGCCAAGCGATCCCTTTCCACACCAGGCTCCTCCTCTGCTTTGCTTCCTCGGCAGCTCTCGTCACCTGGTTACTGTAGTTCTGTTGCTTGATTTAGTCTTCCCGGGAGCAGTGGGGTGAGCACAGCGACCAAGATGGGTACCTCATCCCCTCGTGGGTGTGTGGCACAAGGATTGAGATGCGCAGACACTGAAAGGGTTGTGTTTTGGTGCACGTGGTACAGCACCCAAGGGTGGTACTCACGACTCTGGACCTagctctgccagcccctgcTTTAACTTATTGCTTTTGGACAAGGTGAGAGCCTGTTGTCTGGAGGTTCGTGTCTGCCACATCTTTCCCCCAGCCAAAGCCCATCCTAGTCCTGCTAGTGTAGCAGGTGCCATTGTGCTCCATCCCACATGCGTGTGTGTGGCCCTGTCGCTGTGGCCTCCCCCTCTGCTGGTGCCATGAGCCTGGGCTTGCAGGGGGTCAGTGTTAACTGTCTGACAATAGCAGCTGTCTCGTTCCAGTTCAATAAAGGAATTATGTGCAGTTGCAAGGGGTCACTGCTTCTCTCTGCCACGTGGTTCTGGGTGCATGCGGCTGCCTCACCCAGCACCTCCCCTGGGCTCCTGTTGTGCGTGTCGCTGCTGGCCGCAGACAGAGGTGCAGAAGGCGCTTGGAGCTGGGGCAGCAAAGCACAGCTCTGCAATCCCTGCAGATAGGGTGACGCCCTGCCGCTCAGTAGCTTTGAGGCTCTGGCTGTGGCACACCCTGTTCCCAAGGACACGCAGTGCATGTGTGGTCGGAGATGCAGTGCCTGGGGCTGAGCCGCAGCCTGTACAGGTTATCAGTGCCACATCAGGGAGACAAGCTGTGCTTGACACAGATGTGGGTAAATCAACCTGGCAAGGCAAGTTCCTGCCGCCAGCACTGCCCAGCCGCAAGCTagagctctgtgctgctccccTCACCGCGGCAAAGCCGCTGGGCTTTCCCTTCCCAGCAGTGCGCTGGGAACACGTGTTTCCTCCCAGCCACAGTGCGGGGGAAGCCGTCCCCTCAACAGCCCCGCTAcaggagctggaccagcacactgctggcagccccagctcccctctGGGCTGTAACTAAGCAGAGCACAGACctctcaaaaatatttattatttggaAATAGAAAATCCATCCTGCAAACAACAGCCTGTTTGGCTGTTCCAGCATCTTGCACATGTGGAGGAGGCTGTAGCccaggggctgctctggccccacagaccccagccccacagcccctgtgGGGGTCCTGGGGTGAGGGGCCTGCTAGGTCTGCAGGAACTGGGGCTGCACGCGGGCCACCTTCCGGAAGTCCTTAGTGTGCGTCCGTGGGCACTGCATCTCACACCAGCTGATGGGCACCATCTGCACCCCTAGGGACACCACATGTCAGTGACTCCCCTTCCCAAAATTGCATTCCTCCATGTGGAAAGGGAGGAGGCTGCATCAGATGCCCCTCAGGTGGGCACGAGGCAGGACTGTCTGAGCCCCATGGCCCGTCCCTACCTGCCTCACTGCGTGCCACCACCACACCTAGCTCGTTCTCTGCTGTGCTCAGCAGGTAGTTGGACTGTGCATCCCCCAGCGAGATCTGGTTAGGCGGGGGTTAAAGGAAAGGTGTCCCTCAGGCAGCTGGAGCAAACCCAATGTCCCAGGAGGGGAAAGGATACAACTTTGGCCAGGACTATGTCACCAGGGCGGAAACTCTTGTACACTTCTACCTGCACAGGAGAGAGCAGGCAAAACTGCAGTGTGTCAGGGTGCTTGTCAGCAGTGGGACAAGTGTCCCTCACCAACAAAGAGAAGGGGTGGGGGTGGCTGCAGTAAAAGAACTGCCAGCAGAGCCTCACTGACCTTATCCTTCTCTGTGGCTCGAATATCTTCTCTCCTGAAAAAGGAGACGGAGGGATCTGAGTGCCAGCGAGCAAAGGCAACTCTCCAGCCCGCAGGAGGAGCtgcctcagcctccctgggggCTGGCCAGGACTTGCTGGACAGCTGCCTAGTGCCTGAGGCAGAGCTCCTGCCAGGACAGCCGGCTGTGCTGTCCAGAGAAGCCGTCCTCCCCACTTGAGGATGGGGCACTTGAGCACCCCATCCCATGGGGAACCCAGCCCTCTCCCTACCGTATGGTCCCCCGGAATGTGGACTTCAGCGGTGTGGAGCCGACGTACAGGATCTGCACCTTGGCAAAGCGGGAGTTAATGCTGCAAACCTACCAGGAGAAAAATGGGAATCAGTGCCAGCACAGGCCTGCTCTCACCCCAGGGCACCAGGCAGGGAaagggcagggtgcaggcaggacagggctggatGCAGGGAGCTCATGTCTCACTCAGCCTCCCTCTCCGTGTGACCAAAGAAGTGTCGGCAGAGGTGGGAGACGTGGCAGCGAGCCAGGCATGGAAGATGATATGTGCGCAACTCAAGACACATGAATAAGGTCACCTGCTGTGACCCCAGTCCCTCTCCCACCATCAGCACTacaaggaaattaaaccctggtCTGAGACACCCTTCCTCTGAGATGTGCCAGGCATGGCCTTCTACGCACCCTGCCCCAGAAAGAGTTCTGGAAGtgagagcaaagaaaaacctcCCCTCAGCCCACCTCTGCCTTGAGGCAGGCAGCAAGGGCAGGTGTCCCCCATGCCAATATCTGGCTTCTTTGTGAGCAAGGGACCCAAGGGAGCTActgggctgcctctgccctgctgGGAGCTGTGCAGATGGTATCAAACGGGCCCAGGGCTCCTCTTCCCACCGCCTATGTGTGTAGGAAGAAAGGTCGGCACAGGGCAGAGAGCACACAGGCTGCGAGGTTTGCTGTTGCAGCACACTTGTGTCCTACCTTGCACGTCACCACGGCACCCACATCGGGCAGGAGTTGGGACTCGGCATCTCTCACCACCGACACAac is part of the Columba livia isolate bColLiv1 breed racing homer chromosome 6, bColLiv1.pat.W.v2, whole genome shotgun sequence genome and encodes:
- the EXOSC1 gene encoding exosome complex component CSL4 isoform X1 — its product is MAPPARYCVPGERLCSAEEATAGSGTYTRHGFIFSSLAGCLEKRSEDSGLPVVSVVRDAESQLLPDVGAVVTCKVCSINSRFAKVQILYVGSTPLKSTFRGTIRREDIRATEKDKVEVYKSFRPGDIVLAKVISLGDAQSNYLLSTAENELGVVVARSEAGVQMVPISWCEMQCPRTHTKDFRKVARVQPQFLQT
- the EXOSC1 gene encoding exosome complex component CSL4 isoform X2, whose protein sequence is MAPPARYCVPGERLCSAEEATAGSGTYTRHGFIFSSLAGCLEKRSEDSGLPVVSVVRDAESQLLPDVGAVVTCKVCSINSRFAKVQILYVGSTPLKSTFRGTIRREDIRATEKDKISLGDAQSNYLLSTAENELGVVVARSEAGVQMVPISWCEMQCPRTHTKDFRKVARVQPQFLQT